One segment of Rhipicephalus sanguineus isolate Rsan-2018 chromosome 6, BIME_Rsan_1.4, whole genome shotgun sequence DNA contains the following:
- the LOC119396343 gene encoding serine/arginine repetitive matrix protein 2 isoform X1 codes for MEDISLPHDTRVEDILADYFTKKIEGKDAEAKEKHSDSQHSSKSKKSKKRKHKKKKKHKTRKAHSENEEEERARSSADECWVEVTAGKDKENSAKDKSDSTDKEPKKKQKSKSKRRDASASSNLDAATAQDVPSKDKGGTCKDEDRGGGKGDTVQKEPATKDDVKQAEHTGHTSRRSSLSTSPARSRRASSSSDSDDDHKSASAAEPASRASKAEPPKKPTQKKGRSYRTKRCRSSGSSDSSEDDRDKQSRSRSRSLSQGASPRLSRQNRARSSSRSRRGTQSKDLRQERSKSRDDSRYDRSRDRSRSPKRSSPVRSQLHGQSRSRLSRSPERSRMGRSRSRRRSQGRHSRSPRRYESLRGHSPRRSEVIRNRSPRRTEGRRSRSPRRTESRRSRSPRRPESRRSPSPSRGRGWSGSKQSRGRTPPRRSRSRKRSVSRQRGRRSQSPSSKHSRRSTSRDKRHERKSQSPKGERKSRSCSRKRSVSTQRRSSRHSSSGDSSSDRSKSNERDKKTEEKASSARASTPDKGSASSVDEDEKEKRAKSAEEKLKRGKSSDKESSNDGGKNQVVLYGPFEEEEASFDEEPSPDRAESTTKPTQPETCSGGAGKNVKNQPATSSLDAVPLPAEPAAQSEDTQLEDMDISDSPSSGGVLEVEDSLSQSLTSGERHSSPSVSSHHQNETRASQQCVPPQKVPTSEETLAKTAPTKAAIPWTYAEMQPPPPPPWLKPEVTKPVGQVRPFVREVNPSELAAQKGLLQGKQEGVGAVGSLVTVQPSTDPPLIAPDKSTYRAEELSALANSAAKAAQQSAFPDVSAKLIPQISLATVPPPPVNVHSGALYSATVMPVHVPYQFMGLPGHGQVGPGATLPVAQEKSAHVTEQHHEQCPPQPQQSRDNQPSDSADSTSTAPQLSGPPVSESNPPSPTKKSEVTSKAPDVGVAEEAKDGNESGSSSRSSSPAEGRSRSSSKERLNSRTSRSRSGDREIAKRSRSSESRSPSSDAKRLRKDDRADSEEKRTKSEGLDRHDSASPDRKARDSRARKKSVSPDRKQSKTNDRKRSKSRDRRRSKSRDRRSKSRDRRRSQSRDRKRSPIRERRRSKSRERRPSKSRERRRSKSRDRKRSKSRDRKRSKSRERKRSKSRERKRSKSRDRRRSKSRDRKRSRSRDRKRSKSRERRTSVGRSGTRSARRRSASRSRRSRSRDQTKRRSQSRERARQRRSQSKGRDSSRRKSRDREAPRGGLILKRYKNELSSESDSSPERKSKAKPSSPVKKRQRRDSDAESVSSGDDKPEDNRVASPMMSDTDEPDADGKGDDCTDSEKEKELEKQQSSETASKDKYKDAPYGPLPPNEAVTPPAPKDAHHSDDEMDDEQDVPAGSNISSSLETKAGSKALHTQVVSSSSSKESICLAGDTLLASSKGHGTCSDSTARRSPELKQERQERSTNKGDKMNSEKLSVPCGESAVSSSTGSPGQPEERPKSRGGLSEDLNTKKISGGNSSSVRGPPACTDPNDDGEKKPSTTTDDKAKEASYNDDTRSTSDNERKSRSRSPSSTSSIERARTRRESSSSSTSPSPERDASKEPSKSRSTSPDSPDRETRDESPEKKSRSRDAKRSRSREKKRSKSQEKRRSHSREKKRSHSREKKRSLSREKKRSKSRERRMSRSRDRSRRSKERKRSRSREKKRSPSREKRRSRSREKRRSRSRDKRRSRSRERKPSPSRDKRRSRSREKKRSISRDRRRSRSRDKRRSRSRDKRRSLSRDRRRSRERRRSRDRKSPSRSRDRRRSRERRPRSRSRPRRSWSRAMELQRKRSAERLRKKSRSPRKRSLSKRRSPPPRKKSRSRSRRRSRTHSPPERKRKSRSRERMLPQGHSDQQGVSHRNRESREPSVVKVDKAQLLEAARKNMQAMLQRGVVAKGLPVAAAAAVNATVKVVAAAVAAAAADPRSSLAAKLDVASSATSTPPNEPPVLPLAQSGDGTGPAVTLGMTDEPPKIKKSLAALTEICRAISDEEKREYAGEVEPKTAEEVAEEFQQTHHHPFKLKEPPPPIRFNIPNATNLPVKTLAEKVADAAHLHKQFPVSSGNQHRVKELEWVPVEKTEPAPAPKVARAAAAKSRAAPSTEGGTSPLALMPPPLPKTETFSPLPTVATPPVFQVEDVPLPVSSAVISSTVMEPPDPAPESLDIATIMSRRVEAMKALKENPMDLEAMKVYHDCHKEFQAWVASKQKPGQYTGSIDFKPLTPDELSGPSPAWVKKDQFMKAAPVAEGIGMHLLRKMGWTPGEGLGKNKEGALEPLLPSIKTDKRGLVSELETKHPSVPAHQDLGGESKRHGVSAKRVQCQQETRQSAGGHALSPGEGHHWSQKLPGSLCSAVDDDAAAGHRSHVLGASPRFHDACGLYDFGKWGWRSC; via the exons ATGGAGGACATTTCGTTGCCTCACGATACCAGAGTCGAAGACATTTTAGCCGACTATTTCACGAAGAAGATCGAAGGCAAGGACGCGGAGGCCAAGGAGAAGCACTCGGACTCGCAGCACAGCTCCAAATCCAAGAAGTCCAAGAAGCGCAagcacaagaagaagaaaaaacacaaaacccGAAAAGCTCATTCAGAGAAC gaggaggaggaacgtGCCCGCTCTAGTGCAGACGAATGCTGGGTGGAGGTAACGGCAGGCAAGGACAAGGAAAACTCTGCGAAGGATAAGTCAGATAGCACTGACAAAGAaccaaagaagaaacaaaagagcaAAAGCAAGCGTAGAGATGCTAGTGCCTCTTCAAATTTAGATGCTGCAACGGCGCAAGATGTGCCGTCGAAAGACAAGGGTGGCACATGCAAAGATGAAGACCGCGGCGGCGGCAAAGGTGACACTGTCCAGAAGGAGCCAGCAACCAAGGACGATGTTAAACAAGCTGAGCATACTGGGCACACATCTAGGAGGTCAAGTTTATCTACATCTCCGGCAAGGAGCAGGCGGGCTTCTAGCAGCTCTGACTCAGATGATGACCACAAAAGCGCATCTGCAGCAGAGCCTGCTAGCCGTGCTTCGAAAGCAGAACCACCTAAAAAACCAACGCAAAAGAAAGGGCGAAGCTACAGAACAAAGCGTTGTCGATCATCTGGCTCGTCGGATTCGTCTGAAGATGACCGAGACAAGCAGAGCAGAAGTCGGAGCCGAAGTCTCTCGCAAGGGGCGAGCCCTCGACTTTCTAGGCAGAACAGGGCACGCAGTTCCAGCAGAAGCCGGCGCGGCACTCAGAGCAAGGATTTGAGACAAGAAAGGAGCAAGAGCAGAGATGACAGCAGATACGACCGATCACGAGATCGTTCTCGTAGTCCAAAAAGGTCAAGTCCCGTTAGAAGCCAGCTCCATGGCCAAAGTCGCAGTAGGCTGAGCCGTAGTCCTGAAAGATCAAGGATGGGCCGTAGCCGTAGCCGAAGGCGTTCGCAGGGTCGTCACAGTCGTAGCCCAAGGCGTTACGAAAGTCTTCGTGGCCATAGCCCAAGGCGTTCTGAAGTTATTCGCAACCGCAGCCCAAGACGTACCGAAGGTCGTCGCAGCCGTAGCCCAAGGCGTACCGAGAGTCGTCGCAGCCGTAGCCCAAGACGTCCTGAAAGTCGTCGCAGCCCAAGCCCGAGCCGTGGTCGAGGGTGGTCTGGAAGCAAGCAAAGCCGTGGTCGAACACCACCAAGGCGGAGTCGAAGCCGCAAAAGGTCAGTGAGTCGGCAGCGAGGTCGCCGTAGTCAAAGCCCTAGCTCTAAGCATTCTCGACGAAGTACGAGCAGAGATAAAAGACACGAGAGAAAAAGTCAAAGTcctaaaggagagagaaaaagtcGTAGTTGCAGCCGTAAACGGTCGGTGAGCACACAAAGGCGCTCTTCACGTCATTCAAGCAGTGGTGACAGTTCTTCAGATCGCAGCAAGTCTaatgagagagataaaaaaactgAGGAGAAAGCCTCCAGTGCGAGAGCTTCAACACCTGATAAGGGCAGTGCAAGTTCTGTCGAtgaagacgagaaagaaaaacGGGCAAAGTCTGCAGAGGAGAAATTGAAACGGGGCAAATCGAGTGACAAGGAAAGTTCCAATGATGGCGGCAAAAACCAAGTGGTTCTTTATGGACCGTTTGAGGAAGAAGAAGCTAGTTTTGATGAGGAGCCAAGTCCCGACAGAGCGGAATCGACCACAAAACCCACGCAGCCAGAGACGTGCTCTGGTGGTGCTGGCAAGAATGTGAAAAACCAACCAGCAACCAGCAGCCTCGATGCAGTGCCACTGCCAGCAGAGCCTGCAGCCCAGTCTGAAGACACTCAACTAGAGGACATGGACATTTCAGACTCGCCATCCTCGGGCGGTGTGCTTGAAGTGGAGGACAGCCTCAGCCAAAGCCTGACTTCTGGTGAACGTCACAGCTCACCCTCCGTCAGTTCTCATCATCAGAATGAAACCAGGGCCTCGCAACAGTGCGTGCCACCGCAGAAGGTCCCTACGTCTGAAGAGACATTGGCTAAGACAGCACCGACTAAAGCTGCCATTCCTTGGACCTATGCTGAAATGCAGCCACCACCTCCGCCCCCTTGGTTGAAGCCTGAAGTAACGAAGCCTGTGGGCCAGGTGAGGCCTTTTGTTAGAGAAGTTAATCCAAGCGAGTTGGCAGCACAAAAGGGCCTCTTGCAGGGGAAGCAAGAAGGGGTTGGTGCTGTTGGCTCCCTGGTCACAGTGCAGCCATCCACTGATCCTCCGTTGATCGCTCCCGACAAGTCCACATACAGAGCTGAAGAACTGTCTGCTTTGGCAAACTCTGCGGCAAAGGCTGCACAACAATCTGCTTTTCCCGATGTTTCAGCAAAGCTGATACCACAGATATCTCTTGCAACTGTGCCGCCGCCACCTGTAAATGTGCACAGTGGGGCACTGTATTCGGCTACTGTGATGCCAGTACATGTTCCTTACCAGTTTATGGGTTTGCCAGGGCATGGTCAAGTCGGCCCTGGTGCTACATTGCCAGTTGCACAGGAAAAGTCCGCCCACGTGACTGAGCAGCACCATGAGCAGTGCCCACCCCAACCACAACAGAGCCGCGATAACCAACCGTCGGACTCTGCAGACTCTACTAGCACTGCTCCCCAGCTTAGTGGACCACCTGTGAGTGAGTCAAATCCTCCATCTCCCACAAAAAAGTCAGAAGTTACAAGTAAAGCTCCAGATGTAGGTGTAGCAGAGGAAGCAAAAGATGGCAATGAATCAGGGAGCTCGTCCAGAAGCTCTTCACCAGCAGAAGGGCGAAGTCGTAGCAGCAGCAAGGAGAGATTGAACTCTCGTACGTCTAGAAGTCGCAGTGGGGACCGGGAGATCGCAAAACGATCGCGGAGTAGTGAGTCTCGAAGCCCGAGCAGTGACGCCAAGCGGCTGCGCAAGGACGATCGTGCAGACTCTGAGGAAAAGAGGACGAAAAGCGAGGGTCTCGACAGACATGATAGTGCAAGCCCAGACCGCAAGGCACGTGACAGCCGTGCTAGAAAAAAGAGCGTGAGCCCAGACAGGAAGCAGAGCAAGACTAATGACCGTAAAAGGAGCAAGAGCCGAGACAGAAGACGGAGTAAAAGCCGTGACAGAAGGAGCAAGAGTCGGGATAGACGGAGAAGCCAGAGTCGAGATAGGAAAAGAAGCCCAATCCGCGAGCGGAGGAGAAGCAAAAGTCGCGAAAGAAGGCCGAGCAAAAGCCGAGAGCGAAGGAGGAGCAAGAGTCGGGACAGGAAAAGGAGCAAGAGTAGGGACAGAAAGAGGAGCAAGAGCCGAGAACGAAAACGGAGCAAAAGTCGTGAGCGAAAGAGAAGCAAGAGTCGTGATCGGAGAAGGAGCAAAAGCCGTGACAGGAAAAGAAGCCGAAGCCGTGACCGCAAGAGAAGCAAGAGCCGTGAGCGGCGTACTAGTGTTGGCCGTAGTGGAACACGGTCAGCGCGAAGGAGAAGTGCCAGCAGGTCTCGCAGAAGCCGCAGCCGCGACCAGACCAAAAGACGTAGCCAAAGCAGAGAGAGGGCACGCCAGCGGCGAAGCCAGAGCAAGGGGAGAGACTCAAGCAGGAGGAAGTCTAGAGACCGAGAGGCTCCGAGGGGGGGCCTAATCCTGAAGCGATacaagaacgagctcagcagtgAGTCTGACAGCAGCCCCGAAAGAAAAAGTAAAGCAAAGCCCTCTTCACCTGTCAAAAAAAGGCAACGCAGGGACAGTGATGCTGAAAGTGTTAGCTCAGGGGATGATAAGCCTGAAGATAACAGGGTGGCATCGCCAATGATGTCTGACACTGATGAGCCTGACGCAGATGGCAAAGGTGATGACTGTACagatagcgagaaagagaaagaacttgAGAAGCAACAATCCTCAGAAACAGCGAGTAAAGATAAATACAAGGATGCTCCATACGGACCACTTCCCCCAAATGAAGCCGTCACTCCTCCAGCACCCAAGGATGCACACCATTCTGATGATGAAATGGATGATGAGCAGGATGTACCAGCTGGCTCTAATATTAGCTCATCCTTGGAAACAAAAGCAGGTAGCAAGGCACTTCACACTCAGGTCGTGAGTAGCAGTAGTTCCAAAGAGAGCATTTGCTTGGCTGGGGACACATTGTTGGCAAGCAGTAAAGGCCATGGCACTTGTTCGGACAGTACTGCGCGTAGAAGCCCAGAACTGAAGCAAGAACGGCAAGAAAGGAGTACAAATAAAGGAGACAAGATGAATTCTGAGAAGCTCAGTGTCCCATGTGGTGAAAGCGCTGTGTCGAGCTCAACTGGCAGTCCTGGACAGCCAGAAGAGCGACCCAAAAGCAGAGGAGGACTTTCTGAAGATttgaacacaaaaaaaataagTGGAGGAAATTCATCCTCTGTGCGAGGTCCACCTGCCTGTACGGATCCTAATGATGACGGTGAAAAAAAGCCAAGTACGACGACAGACGACAAAGCTAAAGAAGCCAGTTACAATGATGACACAAGGAGTACCTCGGACAATGAACGCAAGAGCCGCAGCAGGAGTCCATCGAGCACATCCTCCATTGAAAGAGCTCGGACAAGGAGAGAGTCCTCATCTTCAAGCACCAGTCCGAGCCCAGAGAGGGACGCTTCTAAAGAGCCCAGCAAAAGCAGGAGCACATCTCCAGACAGTCCTGACAGGGAGACACGAGATGAAAGTCCTGAGAAGAAAAGCCGAAGCCGGGATGCGAAAAGGAGCCGtagcagagagaaaaaaagaagtaaaagtcAAGAAAAGAGAAGGAGCCACAGCCGGGAGAAAAAGAGGAGCCACAGTCGCGAGAAAAAGAGAAGCCTGAgccgagagaaaaagagaagcaaGAGTCGTGAGAGGAGAATGAGCCGTAGCCGAGACAGAAGTCGTCGCAGCAAGGAGAGGAAAAGAAGCAGGAGCCGAGAGAAGAAACGAAGTCCCAGCCGCGAAAAGAGGCGGAGCCGCAGCCGTGAGAAGCGAAGGAGTCGCAGTAGGGACAAAAGGAGAAGCCGCAGCCGAGAAAGGAAGCCAAGCCCTAGTCGGGACAAAAGGAGAAGCCGCAGCCGAGAGAAGAAGCGAAGCATAAGCCGAGATAGGCGCAGGAGCCGTAGCCGAGACAAGAGGCGGAGCCGCAGCCGAGACAAGAGGAGGAGCCTCAGCCGGGACAGGAGGCGCAGCCGAGAGAGGAGGAGAAGCCGCGACAGGAAGAGCCCAAGTCGAAGCCGAGACAGGCGGAGGAGCCGAGAGAGAAGGCCTCGCAGCAGGAGCCGTCCGCGACGAAGCTGGAGCCGGGCCATGGAGCTGCAGCGTAAGCGGAGTGCCGAACGGTTGCGGAAGAAGAGCAGGAGCCCCCGGAAGAGAAGCCTGAGCAAAAGGAGGTCGCCGCCGCCACGTAAGAAGAGCCGCAGTCGCAGCCGGCGGCGTTCTAGAACCCACAGTCCTCCAGAACGGAAGAGGAAAAGCCGCAGCCGTGAAAG AATGCTACCGCAAGGCCACAGCGACCAGCAGGGAGTCAGCCACAGGAACAGGGAGAGCAG GGAGCCCTCGGTGGTCAAGGTGGACAAGGCCCAGCTGCTGGAAGCTGCCCGCAAGAACATGCAGGCCATGCTGCAGCGCGGTGTGGTCGCCAAGGGCCTCCCTGTGGCTGCGGCTGCGGCTGTGAACGCGACTGTCAAA GTGGTGGCCGCGGCAGTGGCGGCGGCTGCAGCTGATCCGAGGTCATCGCTGGCCGCCAAGTTGGACGTGGCTTCGTCTGCGACTTCTACGCCCCCGAATGAGCCTCCAGTCTTGCCCCTGGCGCAGTCGGGAGATGGTACGGGCCCCGCTGTCACCCTTGGCATGACCGACGAGCCGCCAAAGATCAAAAAGTCCCTGGCTGCACTCACTG AAATCTGCAGGGCCATCTCTGACGAAGAAAAGCGCGAGTACGCTGGCGAAGTGGAACCCAAGACAGCTGAGGAAGTGGCTGAAGAGTTCCAGCAAACACACCACCACCCTTTCAAACTGAAGGAACCTCCACCCCCGATTAGGTTTAACATTCCT AATGCCACCAACCTTCCCGTGAAGACGCTCGCTGAGAAGGTGGCCGATGCTGCGCACCTGCACAAACAGTTTCCCGTCTCGAGCGGGAACCAGCACCGTGTGAAAGAGCTCGAGTGGGTGCCCGTGGAGAAGACTGAGCCGGCGCCGGCGCCCAAGGTCGCTCGGGCCGCCGCCGCCAAGAGCCGTGCCGCTCCTTCGACGGAGGGGGGCACTTCCCCGCTTGCCCTGATGCCTCCCCCTTTGCCCAAAACTGAAACCTTTTCCCCGCTGCCCACTGTTGCCACTCCGCCTGTGTTTCAGGTGGAGGATGTTCCGCTGCCCGTCTCGTCGGCGGTGATTTCGTCTACTGTGATGGAGCCGCCAGACCCAGCGCCG GAGAGCCTCGACATTGCAACCATAATGAGCCGTCGTGTCGAAGCGATGAAGGCCCTGAAGGAGAATCCGATGGATCTGGAAGCCATGAAGGTTTACCACGACTGCCACAAGGAG TTCCAGGCATGGGTAGCATCAAAGCAAAAGCCAGGCCAGTACACAGGTTCAATAGACTTCAAGCCACTCACTCCGGATGAGCTATCCGGGCCCTCTCCTGCTTGGGTTAAAAAG GACCAGTTTATGAAGGCAGCACCTGTGGCTGAGGGCATAGGCATGCACTTGTTGCGCAAGATGGGCTGGACACCTGGTGAAGGCCTGGGAAAAAACAAGGAGGGTGCCTTAGAGCCTCTGCTTCCCAGCATCAAGACCGACAAGAGAG GTCTGGTGTCGGAGCTAGAGACGAAACACCCTTCTGTGCCTGCACACCAAGATTTAGGAG